The DNA region acagtaaacaACCCCAAATATATTAAAAGCCTTCAGAAAAGTATATCGATTCTGtatataagaaaacaagaaatccACGATAGGATAGTTTTGATATAAACTCATCAACACAGTGCAAAACATGAAGACACAGGACTGGAAGAAATTGCAATAACAGAATCAGAAACTGTGGAGATCAGGGAATTGTAATGAGTAATACCCCATCCCGCCAGGTGCATATCAAAAGTATGAAGGTATGCAAAACAAGGACATAAGCGCTCATTCTGTTTTTTCCCAAACGCCATTTACTCCCCTTCCTAGATAGTCGCTTCGGGATGCCAGATTAACAGCTGAACTGAAGATAATCCAAAGTATCGAGGCAAAAACAGTTATTCCATGCCCCATGTGAGCTATTGGGGAAAAAAAGCTAAAGTTTTGAAGCTGTAGTCTTTAGAACAAAGACAGGGACGATATACAATCATCTAAATGGAGAAAACCCTTGACTAACTGGTGCCGAAAGTTGGTATTGAGAACTCCACTAATCTCGAAACAGAGTTCTATTGTACAAGACCAAATTTTCTGACTTCTCTCTCTCAAGGATGAAAACAAGTTATTGTAAAAGAATGAGTTGACTCAAACATTGTGAAAGAAACGGGGTTGGCAGAAATTGTGTAGAAGCCCGATGGATTGATTGCACTTCTGATTCAAAGGTCCGCTGTTGTCACGTATTGTACCGCTCTGATTCGCTCTCATGACTGAGTTCAGGGTGAAAATATATgcggaatactcagtcacttggTACTAAATGCGTATTGGCGggattcttatgtatgtatgtatgtatgtatatatatatatatatatatatatatatatatatatatatatatatatatatatacacacacacatactcacaatacacacatgcacatatattataagtatgtgtgtgtgtgtgcgcgcgcgcgcttgtgtgtatgaaagagacagacagagggtcAAATTTAATTGTTGCTGCTTCTGGACACACCGCCTGAAACGATGTATTTATTTAACGGAGAGTTgaaatttttttacaataataTCGAAAATCACGTTATTACCTTTTTTCCTTGCACACTTATTACAAATAAACACAGATAATCTTTTATCTGCGTTCACAAAAaccctcatgcacacacacacacacacacacacacacacacacacatacacatatatatgtgtggttacaTATTTAAGTTAAAGTATAAGTGTTTtatctaagatatatatgtacataatatttttgtcttatctgTTGCTATTGTTTGCAACTACATGATAGATTGAACTTTGATACATCATTAACTGGTATGATCTTTGATAAAACTCAACCAGACATTCATATCGCTTTTAATATTGTATTATGTTTtacttcacaataataataatagacaagagcactcagaaagcgccaacctccgccaaggcaacaccaacgtcctctcgatgattttcaaaatgagaatatctgaaaagcCGCACCCATCTACTTGGAATTGAGTAGCACACGTTCATCATGTCccaccaaagaccgaattgtAGCTTTGTTGCTACGTTGCACTTTTGCCATTTGGGCCCAATGATTTATAAGATTTGTGTCTATAAGAAATTTGGGCCCAATGATTTATAGATTTGTGTCTATAGGACACAAATCTATAAATGTTAAAGATAATCGATATCGATTCCACTCTGAAcggctacttaatttattgacctcaggtataaacaacaacaacaacaactttcatAGTGACCACCACCTGACTATCTCAGCTAAAACCCCCAAAGCACCTGACACTGAACTCTTAACTACCCGCCACAGATACAACTTTGGTCACCATTTTACCACAGCTTATGAAGCAGCAAGAAAACATCTACGTTGCTCACCGATTAGAAATAACAACCTATCCATAAACAACGATCTTTAAAACAAGGACTCTGTTAAACAATGCAATCCTAAATTTTCTAGATCAATGTTTTGAGGGGATTTTTAAACATAATATATGAAGGATCACATTATCCGATATGTTTGCTTTAAAGATTACAGGGAATGGTTTGAGgacgatttgactgctatttacaACAACTCGGTCGTCGAGACAGATTAATGTATTGTCAGCTGTGAGGTGGCGATGGCTGTGACTAATCCCTCATTGAGAAAATGTGACTGCCATACCTTTACTAGTGTAAGTGTAATAATTTGTTGAAATCCTCTTTAATCACGATTGAGCTTGATCAGTgataaattcaacaaaaaaaaaagggaaacaatGGAAAGAAGAGGGAGGTCAGTATTGCTCTGTAGATCCCAGTACAGATCGATGAATTTAGGATTCTGTGAGAATAAAGGTAGGATGAATGGGTGAATGGAAAATGCATTAGAAAAGAAATCATTTTGTTGAGCAGATCATTTGATTTCACCCGGAAATATCTTTCAAGGATCATTTGCTAAGTTATTAATCGCTCTTAAGTACGTGTATCAGTACTAAATaccctttaaaaataaaattaatccaCAAGCTGATCTATTGTCACCTAAATCCGAATACTAACGGATTAATATAAATAGTGTttgtcattaaaatatttttagacaTTAAATTCAAGTTTGACATTCTTAACGATTTCCTACCGAAATGATATTAAGCCTCGACATTTTATTGCTAAAATGAAACTGCTAAATTAGTcaaagggagaggaagagagggagaaagtcaCCTAGGGGTGTGATACCGATTATTAGCTTATCATTTAAGTCTTCCTCAACAAATCCTCCAGTCTTCCTATCGGTCATCTCGGTACTCCATGAAACCTGCTAGTTGGTCAGTAATTTCCTCTTCTACAAATTTTTTAGTACACCCTCATACGTTGGCATGCCGACGTTCTTCGATAtccgacgagctggcagaaacgttagcacaccgggcgaaatgcttagcggtatttcgtctgccgttacgttctgagttcaaattctgccgaggtcgactttgcctttcaagggGTTCataggttgaaaaccactgctttacATAGTAACCCGCTATATAGAAGCATACTGCTAATGTGTTCGTTTTCTTGGATGTTAAGTATTGCATTCAGCATTCTGGTGTAGCATTCATCTAAAGATTTGCGGAGGGTAGGCTTCGGAGTCTAGCATTCACAGCCTTTCAGTCAATTGTAAAAACTGATGTGTCCAGATGTCGTTTAGCCCCAGTTCTAACTTGATTTTACTGAAAGATCTATAACCAAAGGTGGtctagtcatgaccatcctgctttttttatatatcagaaCCGTATAAGTGTAATATATCCGCAGCTAAGATGTAATTTAAGGGAATTTAGGTGCTATTTGTAGTAGACTGAGCGACCACGATCAAGCTTCTTCATTGACTCATATAAATAGATCAGTGGAGTACAGTAGTGAAATCGAGTTTCAGTCATATTATTACGACTGACTGACCAAAgtatcaaagaataaaagagcagGAACTTGTGAAATCTTGAAGAATTACTTATTttgcattgttttctttttcgccTCAAAGATCTTCTCAAGaaacaacaaccatcatcatataaacacatttacaaaAGTATTCAACCTTGATCTTAACATTATTTTCACATCACTTGAAGTTGCAATATAATGATCTTTCATCATCTGTAAAATTCTAAAACGGTTTGAAGCTCTATAGTTTGAAGTCGATAACGCAATTCTTGTTAGTAATATTCTGGCTATAAATGAAATCCCTCTGTTGAAATGTTGTCAGGAATGGTCTAATAAAGGCTTTGTGCAAGCACTGACAATCTCAGGGTTCCAACAGTCCAGAATGATTTTTGAAAACCTAGAGTTCGAATCATTCGAATCAGGTGACGGGCTTTGTCAAAGCTAAACATATTTCAAAAGTATATTTCGCTCATGACAATGGCTTGATCAAAGGTCGCAGACATGAAGTATTGCTTCACTCATGCGAAAGTATATATAAGATTGTCTTCTGTTCTAGCTGCCACTTGATTTTTAGAACTTGGTTCCTATTGTGCCATTGCCGTCGACGTCACTATTAGTgtagttaagtgtgtgtgtgtgtgtgtgtgtgtgtgtgtgtgtatgtgtgtgtgtgtgtgtgtgtgtttgtgtgtgtgtgtgtgtgtgtgtgtgtgtgtgtgtatgcacatgtgtctgtatgtgcgcgtgtgactGAGTGAAAATGATATTCTTGCTGCAAATGAAGCCATTTTATTGAGTTAATGctgtaaattatttattaaaagcaTTTATCAAGCGTTGGCGATAGCTGTGTCCAACAGTTTAGAATTATTATTGAATACTTACGATCGAATCACTAAAACATCGGTCAGGTGCATCAGTGGAGTTTAGTAAAGCTTCGGAACCACGAGTGCAcgcgtacgtatatgtgtgtgtgttcgtgtatgcgtgtgtgtgttgttgtttatgcCAAATCGtaataaaaaaacacaatttgATATTACGCTGAGTTTAACATTAAATTCAAATGTTTGGAATGCGTGTTTCTTTAAGAGGAATAATAAACGAAAAAGGAAATGTGGAAAACTTCTAACAATGTGGAGAGGGAAGCTGAGaaacctttatatatttcagaCACAAAGGCGCATCCTCGGAAGGATATCTACGGACTTTACGTTAATGCCGTTTGGATAACCGAGCGAGCAGTGACCTCGCTTAGTTCGGTGAGTGTGCTAGCAACAGCAGGTTCCAAAAGATGGTGTTGTCGGTGCCGTAGAGGTCGCAGTGGTGGATGATTGGCTGTCTATTTTCGTTTATTCTAATTCTGtgctacaatgcttcaagcgaactacaacgcTCTTCTTTCATATTTATACAAGAGGAGTGACAGCGacttcattctatctatctatctatatatatatatatatatatatatatatacctatctgtctgtctgtctgtctatctatctatctatatatatatatatatatatacccatctatctatctatctatatatatatatatatatatatatatatatatatatatatatatatatatatatatatatatatatatataaaataatagttatcgccatactaatatggcattcttataaaaataagaaaaaagcttttccgcttattagctccatgaggccatcgccttaagttagctatttgatacacaactgaaaggatgaaaggcaaagtcgacctcggcggaatttgaactcagaacataacggcagacgaaataccgcaaagcaaaataaataccATGAAAATGTTGCCCCGTATTAGTGATGAAGACGAATCTTATGAGCTGTATGATgaattcgatgatgatgatgagaaggatgaagaagaggaagaagcagAAAGATTAAAGGAAATAGAGAGCGAACTGTATAGTTATATCCATTATGGTTCTCAAACTGACTTAGAAACAGAGACTGTTGATCCAACATTTTGGAGGTCTTTAGAAAAAGATAATTCAGCAGTAAATAGACCACTAATGAGGCTGAAGGTGAAGGAAGATAAAAAGAGTGCTGAAGACCCTATTTTGACAAAGACCTTCAAGTGCGGTAACTGTTCCCTTGTTGGTCATCTTAGCAGAGATTGTCGGCAAATGAAACCACCTGTATGTTATCTCTGTGGAATTTTAGGACACAAAAGCCATGAGTGCCCAGATAGTATTTGCTTTAACTGTGAATGCCCTGGACATTTTACTCGTGATTGCAATGCATGCAAACGCCCTTATAATGCACACTGTTCCCGATGTGACATGAAGGGCCATATGTATCATGAATGCCCTGATCTTTGGAGAAGATACCATGCGACCACCAGAGAAGGACCTATTATGAAGACGCCATCTCGTTGTAACCCAAGGGTTTATTGCTCCAATTGTGGACTGGTTGGACATTTCGCTTATGATTGTTATAATCTAGCCATGTACAGGTTCATCAAACCTAGTTATCCTTTCATCGTCAGCTATAAAAAGAACTTTGTGagtagaaaaaattttaaaaaaaaggagaaaagatatATGAAATTTATGTTCGAAAATGATGAAATTCCAGTAAAGAAACCGAAGATTAAAGACAAAGCcaaaatagtaaaaaagaaaatatccaagaaaaagaagaaaaacaaccaaattGGAAAAAAAGTACAGATTAGTAATATAGTGAAAAAGagattaaaaaccagaaaaaggaaaaacaaactcGGTTACAAGAAGTTCTTCCAGTTTTTTCTAACAAGTGTCAGCTTAAATATCTGTCGAGCTTTTAGTGTCAGCAACATAACTCGAGTGTAAACAATTGGACATGGCAgatgaacaaggacagaaaataaaagactgAGATGTGTACAataacagaaaagattgagaTGTGCAGACTGAATGGTAAATAAACtgaaattattgaaaacaagtggatgtattccaccgaaactaggtaaataaaaccatcgaacagagattgtcggaagcgacacctactggctggctacgctgcattgaaaaggggcaataccccgaaacgcgtctgtagctgccggtcaagtagtgtggagcgactgacctcccttgttcgaaggttatatggatacagttgtgtatcaaatagctaacttaaggcgatggcctcatggagctaataagcggaaaagcttttttcttatttttataagaatgccatattagtatggcgataactattattttccgggaacgctgccgctgttctcttttagagagacttagttattttaatatttctattattgaaaacaagtggatgtattccaccgaaactaggtaaataaaaccatcgaacagagattgtcggaagcgacacctactggctggctacgctgcattgaaaaggggcaataccccgaaacgcgtctgtagctgccggtcaagtagtgtggagcgactgacctcccttgttcgaaggttatatggatacagttgtgtatcaaatagctaacttaaggcgatggcctcatggagctaataagcggaaaagcttttttcttatttttataagaatgccatattagtatggcgataactattattttccgggaacgctgccgctgttctcttttagagagacttagttattttaatatttctattattgaaaacaagtggatgtattccaccgaaactaggtaaataaaaccatcgaacagagattgtcggaagcgacacctactggctggctacgctgcattgaaaaggggcaataccccgaaacgcgtctgtagctgccggtcaagtagtgtggagcgactgacctcccttgttcgaaggttatatggatacagttgtgtatcaaatagctaacttaaggcgatggcctcatggagctaataagcggaaaagcttttttcttatttttataagaatgccatattagtatggcgataactattattttccgggaacgctgccgctgttctcttttagagagacttagttattttaatatttctattatatatatatata from Octopus sinensis linkage group LG13, ASM634580v1, whole genome shotgun sequence includes:
- the LOC118765766 gene encoding zinc finger CCHC domain-containing protein 7-like; the protein is MKMLPRISDEDESYELYDEFDDDDEKDEEEEEAERLKEIESELYSYIHYGSQTDLETETVDPTFWRSLEKDNSAVNRPLMRLKVKEDKKSAEDPILTKTFKCGNCSLVGHLSRDCRQMKPPVCYLCGILGHKSHECPDSICFNCECPGHFTRDCNACKRPYNAHCSRCDMKGHMYHECPDLWRRYHATTREGPIMKTPSRCNPRVYCSNCGLVGHFAYDCYNLAMYRFIKPSYPFIVSYKKNFVSRKNFKKKEKRYMKFMFENDEIPVKKPKIKDKAKIVKKKISKKKKKNNQIGKKVQISNIVKKRLKTRKRKNKLGYKKFFQFFLTSVSLNICRAFSVSNITRV